Genomic window (Temnothorax longispinosus isolate EJ_2023e chromosome 3, Tlon_JGU_v1, whole genome shotgun sequence):
gtaagatagaaaaaattttataactatctaacaaacagtaatacagcattgcgccacatagattttctgtagtaaatttaccgctctacaaaaaagatctcttatcatttattcataaattcaaccgttcaaaagatattcaaagttaaagtttgataaattttataaaacttgtttttgcttcttatgaattttgtatcatatcgactatcaaaaattatgaaataatcattatatatttttgtagaaaatttaacgatctacaaaaaaggtctcttatatttttttcataaatataaccatttagacgatattaaggtttatactttgaactttaaaccttaatatcgtctaaatggttatatttatgaaaaaaatataagagaccttttttgtagatcgttaaattttctacaaaaatatgtatttcttatttcataatttttgatagtcgatatgaaacatcattcataagaagcaaaaacaagttttataaaatttatcaaactttaactttgaatatcttttgaacggttgaatttatgaaaaaatgataagaaatcttttttgtagagcggtaaatttactacagaaaatctatgtggcgcaatgctgtattactgtttgttagatagttataacattttttctatcttactaaataaaaaataaaaaattgcgatgagcgacctgttaatattaatattaaaggctaaaattttaacaggtatcttattttaccttcctgcaagtatatgctattcgtgaaatgaaaaaaaaagttgctctAAAATGACACACCCTAAATTGTACATTTACTATTATTTCATTCTAATAAGAAAGTAGAAAAGACAAAAACGCCGCAAATGTAACTCAGGAGTAAGTATACTATGGGCGTTCTAAATCACTTGTGGAGGAGGAAGACGGCGTGGTGGGGGGTGACGTCACCGGCATGGTGGGATATGACGTCATCGGCGTAGAGGTGGATGACGGCATGTTtgcatcattaattaaattttttttattaaataattatattaattaaattaggttatataaaattatattaatttataggttataaataattaaattaattgagttAGGTTATGATTCATTATaacctaatttaatttatataattatttaataaaaaaaaatttaattaatgatgcaAACATGCCGTCATCCACCTCCAAGCCGATGACGTCATACCCTACCACTCCGGTGACGTCACCCTCCACCACGCCGTCTTCCCCCTCCACAAGTGATTTAGAACGCCCATAGTATACCTACTTTCAGGCTTTAGATATTTGAAACTCTGCGCAGAggtacatttttttcatctttgcAGATAACAAATCCTGACACGATCAATCACTTGActgattttatgtataaattagtAGATCCTATGGCGAAGATTAATTATGTCTGGGTACACCATTTAGTGAACCGCATGAACGCAACGTGAGTCTTATTCTCCTGACGGTAAAACATATCAATATTGTTAAGATCTTTATGAAGTAACTTTAACGACAATAAAACCGAGTTTGTTAATTGCAAATCTAACAATCATagactacgtttacacggaCCGATTTACACCAAAGTTATAACATCGATGTTATAACTACTGACGTTAGATGCTGCAGTGTAAACACTCTTTTACGACGAAGTTATTACATCGATGTATGATAGTAACTCAAAGTCGTTTGGTGAAGAGGCTTAGGGTTACTACATCGACGTAAAAAGGATGTGTAAACGGTCGCATAAATGCAAATCTTAAAAGGATAAAGCtgtaaaacgaaatataaaatcatttattagaCGAGCTTAGTGATCAGACAATTATACCTATAGATGACAAAAATCAGTTTTCATAATTAGATGTATAAATGAAGCtgattacttaattatataagcATATGTGCCATGCGTCtcattaacaaaaataaagcgTATGATGCGACCTTATCGAACTCGAACGCGAAAAAATACCGTCACAATTGTTCGACTATCTTCTTTAAAAACGTTTCTACACTTTTGACCaatacatgaaataatttacgtCGTGAGAATCGAATAATTCTTTATGTAAAGtaaataaagtaaagtaaTTCTTTATGTAAAGTAACGAGACATGAATCTTGGAAATCAGTGTATATTGCAATTTGATGTTCTTATACGGTAGGGTAAAGTTCAATGTTGTAAACCACTTTGGACACAACAACAATGGAACTTGGGACGGGATGATCGGGATGCTACAACGACGCGAGATCGATATTGGCTTCACTGCGTTTATGCTGCCCGATCGCTTGACTATAGTGCAATTCATTCAACTGTACATACGCTCTAGgtaaaattgcatataaaatccAGTCAGTCAAATCTTCAGTTACTTTTACGTTTTACGATACGCAACATGCATGCATTATCatgaataagtaaaaaaaatcttttctaaaattgaaaatattgaaatccCCTTGACATCAAATTTATCTCTTATATAATTCTTCCGTTACTGTGTTCTCATCCATACTTTCTCCCTTTCCATAAAATTGTCCATCAAAATAtgaataactttatttattttcaatgacAGCAGTCTCGGTAATTCTTTACAGACATACGCAAAAAACGAAAGTTATCGAGtaagaatgtaaaaaagacatttttaagACTGTGTTTTCGCACAATAATTCCGttccaatttttgttttaaataaaattttcgttaacaatttgaaaaaatttattttataatttatactgtaaatatttttaaactcttataatttaaaaataatgctttGTTTAAACACATTTGCGTACGTGGATAACAATAATGACGGAGCCATAATAgccatataaatatatagccatataaataatcgatttttttattaagcaaatgtagatataaaaaaaatatcttgcaACGAGCGCACAGAAATTTAAGTTAACTGATGGTATTACCGGCAAcgtaagatattattaataaataatcttaataaattgtcTTCTCTGaattgatgataataatagaGATAATTAATCCTTCACCTCTAAAgtacagatatttaattaGCATACAGTCTTAATTACGCTATTTGATGTCTATAacattagattttatatacaaaattaatatgtattttattaataacatcatattgtttaatatcatTCCCATCGTATACCTCCATTTATTCTTAAATCTATAACTTCTATCCTTTCtatcacatttatatttcttattactaTATTGTGTCAGAGagatttattactaatttttgtcataatacataaaattttgaatagtGTGTGTTTCGTATTTCGACGGCCGCTACTGTCGACCGTGAAAAATATCTTCACCTTGCCCTTTCAACGAAATGTCTGGATTGCAACTGCTATATTTCTTGTTCTCGTCTTCTGcttgttatatatatctatgaaATGGGAACATTATCGAGGCACTTCGAAAAGATCGGCAGCTTACTGGAATCAAATAAAAGTCAGCGAACCAACGGCTGTCGATGGTCTTCTCCTCCTTTTAGGCGCATTTGCGCAACAAGGTACAATTTACTAACCTAAGAGCTCTGCAATTTTCAccttgtaaataaaaatatatcaaaaagtaAACTCATAAAATACAGTAAAAGTTTTCTACTTTGGAATCGTCGAAATCGAGTTACTCTTCTATTCTGGAATTTTTTCTCACTGTCCACTCTTATTTCGATACGCAAAATCAAACTTTTGTACTTTCTGTTTTCCACCTTCTTTCTCAttgataattacataattatgtgGCAAATATggacaaaaaaagaaattcagacaaaagaaatatttaaatttacagcaagagaattattttagaagaaaaataggTATATCTCCAGAATGTATGAGCCCAAAATAGAGAGAATTTTATTGCTTCTGGTATATTCGTAGGGTATTCGTATGAGCCATACAGAATCTCATCTCGCATCGTCACTCTTATGTTATTGCTGACCTCACTGAGCCTTTATGCGGCTTACACGGCAAATATTGTGGCTCTTTTGCAGTCTACCACGGACTCAATCAAAACCCTTTCCGATCTCCTATACAGTCCGTTAATTCTCGGAGGACAGAACGTAACATACAACCGATATCTTATGAAGGtagataaaagttaataaataaaagtttattaatcttgaaacaaagaattaaatgacaaaagattatagatagaaataattttctttctgttgCAATATAGAATTTTCAAGGTTCTGTCAGAAAGGCGATTCTGCAGAAAATCGAAAGCAAATCGAACTGGATGAGCCTGGAGGAAGGGGTACGCCGCATAGGAAGCGAGTCTTTCGCGTTTCATGGTTCACGAAACTTGATATACAGCCTTATACAGAGCACGTATCAGGAAGAGAAGAAGTGTGGTCTAACTGAGATCGATTATGTGATCGCAATAAACCCGCTTCTTTCAATAGCAAAGCAATCGCCTTATTcggagataataaaaaatgggtAAGTTATCAACTTGTCGCATCCTCAAATATGAATTTAagcaaattaaagtttaacgtGAAAATCTTTTGTCAGAAAACGCGTAGTGCCTCGTATCAAGTAAGGGAACTATGCCTAATATCGCCCTTGTTCCTAATTCCGCACCTTATGATATTGAGACTATTACGTGTTGTGTTGCATTCTGTCAGTGAGCAGTGAAAGCTGTTGAAACAACACCGTTTTGGACgatcttttgttttattttaattagaattatatgatataaaaagtgGCATGACCAAGGGCATGACAGTTCATAGTTTTAACGGTTTCGAAATTTCGCAGGAGGTATATCTTTCGTTATTAATACAGCAAAAAAGATATGTACTAAGAACGAATGTCTGTCATGAAAGCATGTAATATTGTGTCTAATTTTATTCCTAAATTAGAGATATTGTTGCTAACCATTATTGTGATGCTTTAATCGGTTACGTTTCTTCCTTGTAATGTTCCTAATTCCTCCCTCCAGGAATTTTCATTATACCGTCCATTTTTCTTAACTGGTTTGCCTCTAGAATACCTCTGACGCTCCCTCAGCCTCCTGTCCAATGAGTAACAAAATCTTTTTGCGAGAGTAAATCCAGGCGGGATGCTGACCAGACTACATCATCCCACCTTATAGCTCGTGGAACCCCATAAGCTTTCTTAATCGTTAAAAGAGCATATTTTTACCAACTTTATGTGCCTTGTTTTgagttgtttatttttaataaaaatatgtaagggcgcaatattaaaaacactgtttttttatgtcgTCAAATGctacttttttgttttccttTAGAAAAGAtagttaaagtaaattttgaaCACATTCATGCCATGGAGATCATGTTACGATAATCATAGAATAAAATGATGCGGTTTagttatattcttataattttcagtCAAGATTttggtttttaaaaatagggTGCGATATTAGGCACAGTTCCCCTATGTACAACCTCAAGGCCATATAATCGAGAATATGACGTTAAAAAGTTGACAATTTAAGACGTTACATTCATAAAATTACGCTTTTCGTTGAAAAGAAAGACTTTGTTTAcgaaattattaagaataaaatatatatatatggaggagttaaagccatagtggtgtaagtcactTTTTTTAACCTATCGAGTTAAGTTCATAGATGCAGTCTACACATGCagatatgttgaaaaaagaagaagaaaaagtggtaaaaaaaattgacttacaccactatggctttaaTCCCTCCATATATACACGAGGAacatattttccataaaataaacattatctACAAAAAGCACTTGCATTGATGTTCTCATACATgacatttatgattttttaatattaataacttagCAATTGCCTTCGagagtaattttatttaaaacttacgtttgaagaaaattgcatgtataaaatattaaaataaatgcggcatatgtataatagtactcgaagaaaatattttcagagcTTTGAAACTGCGAGAATATGGACTCATGTATCGCGACGAGTATCGTTTGTACACAAGAAAGCCAACGTGCTCGAGTCAGACTAGCTTCATCAACATCGGTTTCACGGAATGCTACTTCGCGATAGTCGTAATGGGCTACGGAACGCTACTTAGCGTAATCGTGTTTGCACTCGAGTTGTTGTGGCACAAAAGGtaatattcaagaaaaactCTCTTCTATACACGCGACGCGTCATTAATATCctatcatttctttttacagGCAGAGTACGAATATGCTAGAAGAAACAGTACCAACTGTGGCAGAAGAAACGGATCTTGGGACCGCCAAATACATGACTAGACTATTGCGAAAATTCACTCAgcggaattaaaaaaaactaaaactttCTAAATTCCTGCTGATGCGTCAATCAAATTAGCTTGATCACTCTGCGCATTTTTTCCGCGATCTTAACGAAGGAAAGTCTATagtcaatattaatttagcaCACACGTTAATAGCGTATGGTAATTAGTAGTAGAAATTGATAGTAAGAGGCATGTACGTAATTCTACTTGTTGGAAAGAAAGTTGGTCCCGTAAAGTTCTTTTAACGCGTGCAACGTATCGTCTATCTGTCCTATCTTAACTTCGAACAAAACTCCTGTCTCGCAATACGATCCGCCGAAATcgattaataaagataattgcaCTTGTAatcatttaacttttaataaagattattacatatactacatatatagtacatattatggaattattttctaaataaacaTAGGAATTGTATATcgtatgcataattttttataagaaaaaaccCTAATCAAAGAGCATGTTTATTTGTGATGAAAAACTATAATGACATATTTAAAACACAATGTAATTATgtttaagaaaattacaaaatacaaaatgttttattaacatattttaagtttaattacGCGCTACCTTTTTGCTTATTCTGCTTTGCGTAACAAATCCCTACGTCTACATTCTTCaatagttttatttcaattgcGTCGTGTATTTGAAAcactatatatacaaataactCCAGTATAAACATTCATGTTAATATTTCTGAATCCCTAAAGAGCAGATGGAAACCTATTATTCCGACTGTTGTCATTTGAAAATCGAATATATATACCGTAGTGACATCTGCTAACAAGATATCATACCAATTTACGCGATGAAGAAAATGCAATTATGCGCGAATATGTGAAGCTACAGTTTACAGCCTATATACAATATTGAATATACTGATAAACGTAACAAACATAATAATCGcgaaacaataattttcacaTGTTACGACACTTTCAatcaaataatacattatattattgtatatatgttttgtcttgtgtaataaaaactACAAAGATGGACTTTGTGTTTtgaacatatattttcataaaaccTTTTCCCGTTCAAAAGTGAGTCTTTATAGTAACGTGTTTGACTAACAAATGTTAGCCTATcaaactaaattatatataatgtaaattattaaataattattacgtaattattatataaattatattatattaaattattacatttaacacATCTATGACAAAAAAGaccaattaaatttcttatatttaaagctATTATAAATCCCAAATGTAGGTAGCAAATCATTTACATTGCAAGCATTAACTATTCTTAagcaattacattttttttaattctaagaTTTTAAAgctcttaaaaatttcaagcaaATTTAGAGGGTCACTgaatttgcggaaattgaatatttaagcagttatatataattctttaaaatgtcACAGATTTTGACTGTATTAAAGCAAGCCACTGAAATTGCACaagttgaatatttttaagcagttataattctttaaaacgttaaagattttgaaaatattaaaaattttaagtcaaAACAATTTAGCAGGCCATtgaatttgaatatttttatataaatcttcaaAATGTCaggaatattgaaaatattaaaagtgataagccaagaaaattttgtagaaCGGAATTTATgagaattgaatatttttaagcaattataattctttatattaaagacCTATTTTAATACCTACAAGAATCTCTACAGTTATTCACTGATGCAACGTGTAATACGCAAATATTTCTTCGATGTCCGCGATACTTAAATAGGGTCGATTcagacacagccgtgccgtATCCGTACCGTGCACGAAACAGAAACATCAGACAAGGATGGAGACAATAGGTATCCTTGTCTGATGTTCTCTTTCGTGCACGGTACGGATacggcacggctgtgtctgAATCGACCCTTATGCGATAATGCGGCGTTACACCGCGATTTCGTTATGCATCTTTGATTAGCCTTAGTTTCGAGAAGGCGACTGTGTTGTGGCCGCGCGATGTCATAGCAACCACCGGCGTGTAAACCCCCGGCCGCCGGCGTCAGTTGCAATTTACCCTTGCCCGCGTCGCAATGCCGCCGAATTCTTGAAGCGTTCCGGAAATGTCGCTGTTCAAGACAAAAGAATGGTGGAGAACGCAGTGCGGAGTGAACGAGTCTTTCGACAGACAGAGCTTGCTGGTCACGCCGTTTTTCGGTGCCGACCGGAaggacgtcgtcgtcgtcggcagCCACAGCGGCTACCTCCGGATATATAGCCCGTCCTCGCAGTGGATAGACGAGACCAAGTCGCCGAGCGGCTACAAGTCCTCAGACCTGGTCGTCGAGGCGCAAATCGGCGACTGTATCGTCGACACGAAGGCGGGAAAATTCGTCTCGTAAGTGAAACCGCGATGTTTGCGAAGTGAAAGGATTATTGACGTTGCGAAGAATATTGCACGTTTTTAACTCTGGAACGCGTGGCCTCGTAATGAAGATTTGCGAAAGACGGAATAACAGGAAAATAATTCCAACGCGTTAAAACCAATTATGATggaagaaaatcaattttagcTTAAACTGCAGaaattatctcgaaaatgaaataaaaactgattgtcaataagaaaaatacaacGAAGAAAGGGAATAACGAAGTATAAATTGTCGCAGAACTCAACAAAGATTCGTCTTATGTGCATTctaaaattactaatttaatatatacatatctttgAATGATGTGTGactgttttgtatataattgtgaataaaatcagataaattaaataaaatgtagacGTGACAAATAAACATGAATAAATCTCTATCTTATTAATGCCTCGCGGagtgttattaaaaattttaagtcattaataaaattatctttctaaattcatctttaattaaataaattcactTTGCAACATCGCTTACTTAAATACGTTATATATCTCTATCAATATCGATCACATCAGCAATGATCTGTTTCAGAGGCTCGCAAG
Coding sequences:
- the LOC139810028 gene encoding probable glutamate receptor isoform X2, which codes for MFIAPTKWLLLQDRRTIIDNTNITSTYDNSILDVFKDLAVYPDSDVVLARRFDSDFLHLMSVYRPSPQRAVIWENRGNWTVKNGLQMSTFDASPTRRRNLQQTALKSCLVITNPDTINHLTDFMYKLVDPMAKINYVWVHHLVNRMNATVKFNVVNHFGHNNNGTWDGMIGMLQRREIDIGFTAFMLPDRLTIVQFIQLYIRSSVCFVFRRPLLSTVKNIFTLPFQRNVWIATAIFLVLVFCLLYISMKWEHYRGTSKRSAAYWNQIKVSEPTAVDGLLLLLGAFAQQGYSYEPYRISSRIVTLMLLLTSLSLYAAYTANIVALLQSTTDSIKTLSDLLYSPLILGGQNVTYNRYLMKNFQGSVRKAILQKIESKSNWMSLEEGVRRIGSESFAFHGSRNLIYSLIQSTYQEEKKCGLTEIDYVIAINPLLSIAKQSPYSEIIKNGALKLREYGLMYRDEYRLYTRKPTCSSQTSFINIGFTECYFAIVVMGYGTLLSVIVFALELLWHKRQSTNMLEETVPTVAEETDLGTAKYMTRLLRKFTQRN
- the LOC139810028 gene encoding glutamate receptor ionotropic, delta-2-like isoform X1, giving the protein MPKGSICNRSANKKANEMFFIVLCILAISLDTASSRRIDNVILQFIADATPILFSPSRIFLHTCISCDDTIKLSREMSNYRLIHGIHNFVEDLEERIYDNLEHRNLYMLDLHCDYAIDILRQAHSKRMFIAPTKWLLLQDRRTIIDNTNITSTYDNSILDVFKDLAVYPDSDVVLARRFDSDFLHLMSVYRPSPQRAVIWENRGNWTVKNGLQMSTFDASPTRRRNLQQTALKSCLVITNPDTINHLTDFMYKLVDPMAKINYVWVHHLVNRMNATVKFNVVNHFGHNNNGTWDGMIGMLQRREIDIGFTAFMLPDRLTIVQFIQLYIRSSVCFVFRRPLLSTVKNIFTLPFQRNVWIATAIFLVLVFCLLYISMKWEHYRGTSKRSAAYWNQIKVSEPTAVDGLLLLLGAFAQQGYSYEPYRISSRIVTLMLLLTSLSLYAAYTANIVALLQSTTDSIKTLSDLLYSPLILGGQNVTYNRYLMKNFQGSVRKAILQKIESKSNWMSLEEGVRRIGSESFAFHGSRNLIYSLIQSTYQEEKKCGLTEIDYVIAINPLLSIAKQSPYSEIIKNGALKLREYGLMYRDEYRLYTRKPTCSSQTSFINIGFTECYFAIVVMGYGTLLSVIVFALELLWHKRQSTNMLEETVPTVAEETDLGTAKYMTRLLRKFTQRN